The proteins below come from a single Lepidochelys kempii isolate rLepKem1 chromosome 20, rLepKem1.hap2, whole genome shotgun sequence genomic window:
- the SWSAP1 gene encoding ATPase SWSAP1, translated as MSAALQQALGAAGPGPAPAPALVLGPARSGRSALLFRAARGGPRALFLAPRALQRLPGARRGESDLRDLQRIQFLYPPSLRELRQLLASLHQSLPGPPALILLDGLEHYLAGCPGPQAAARLSALLVDTASYFTGRLGADPQGSAPCCQLIASMQVSGETEVEDHLSILQRYFPAQCWLCPDSAAALGQEDCGGDGLFRARLSQPGAPDREWRLGFGLDGEMRVSPVPRGCAEDPGAASDRDRAAGAEK; from the exons ATGTCGGCGGCGCTGCAGCAGGCGCTGGGCGCggcggggcccggcccggccccggccccggccctggTGCTAGGCCCGGCCCGCTCCGGCCGCTCGGCGCTGCTGTTCCGGGCGGCCCGGGGAGGGCCCCGCGCGCTGTTCCTGGCGCCTCGCGCCCTGCAGCGGCTGCCGGGGGCCCGGCGCGGGGAGAGCGACCTGCGCGACCTGCAG CGCATCCAGTTCCTCTACCCGCCCTCCCTGCGGGAGCTGCGTCAGCTGTTGGCCTCGCTGCACCAGAGCCTGCCTGGGCCCCCTGCCCTCATCTTGCTGGATGGCCTGGAGCATTACCTCGCTGGTTGCCCTGGCCCTCAGGCAGCCGCCCGGCTCTCAGCCCTGCTGGTGGACACAGCTTCGTACTTCACGGGGCGCCTCGGCGCGGACCCCCAAGGATCTGCCCCCTGCTGCCAGCTCATCGCCTCCATGCAGGTCTCCGGGGAAACAGAGGTTGAGGATCATCTCAGCATCCTCCAGCGCTACTTCCCAGCCCAGTGCTGGCTGTGCCCAGACTCGGCGgcagccctgggccaggaggactGCGGGGGCGACGGGCTGTTCAGGGCACGCCTGTCCCAGCCCGGTGCTCCAGACCGGGAATGGAGGCTGGGATTTGGCCTCGATGGAGAGATGAGGGTATCCCCGGTTCCACGGGGCTGTGCAGAGGATCCAGGGGCAGCTTCGGACAGAGACAGAGCTGCCGGGGCTGAGAAGTGA